The following is a genomic window from Patagioenas fasciata isolate bPatFas1 chromosome 1, bPatFas1.hap1, whole genome shotgun sequence.
TTACCTCTCCTAGTTGCATCCATGGGCATGGTGGATGCTGCCAGGAGTGGTAAGCTTAAAATGAAGCATTTGATCTTTCCCTCTTGCAAACCAGCCCCGCTTCATTCAGGGTACTGACTTTCCTTAGCTTCTGCCTTTGCTCTCTGCTGGGCTCTCTCCTGTTGGTCCCTCTCTTCCATCTCCAGTGCTACTTTGTACATGAAGTCCCAACAATCAGTAGTACTACACCTTCCATGTCAGAGTCTCTACAGCTTCTTATTCATTCTACATTGTATTTTTGTGTTCTCCCCAACATTGTGATACTTGACTGTCTACAGTTACCTGTTCCCTTTGCTCCAAAGCTGCGGCTGATTATTCTTCAGTGTGTATAATACCTTCCTTTCATCCACAGTGAgccatatgtatttttttccagatgcATCTTTGCCAAGACCACTCTGAACGCTGATTCTGTCCTCTAGTACTTGCTGTCCCTCACAGCTTGCCACCGCCTGGAGATTTATTAAGTGTGCTCTTGCCTGTGGGAGCCGAGAGTAGAGCAAGGCTGCCCGAGAAATAAATCATCAAGagctttttcttctccagcctCGTGGTCTGGCTCTCTGTTGAGCAGCAGGTCGTGAGACCAGGCAGCACTCGCTCCCCCACCGGCGAATACATTTCCAGGTCCCTCACTGTGCAGTCTGCTGAGCAATGCCTTGTTGAGTCCAGCTTGAGCAAGCCATGCTTTTAACACAGGAGGTCCTAGCCCAGCCTGAAGTGATTTTTGAGGCAAGTTAGGTGTCATGGAGGTGTGTGCTCCTGACTGTGCCTCCCTTCCCaagaatgaaatataacaagggaaagtgtagggtattgcatctgggcaggaacaaccccaggtgacagtataagttggggaatgacctattagagagcagtgtaggggaaagggacctgggggtcctggtggacagcaggagaaccatatgagccagcactgtgcccttgtggtcaagaaggccaatggcatcctggggtgtattagaaggggggtggttagtaggtcgagagaggttctcctccctctctactctgccctggtgagaccacatctggaatattgtgtacagttctgggcccctcagttcaagaaggacagggaactgctggagaccaTCCAGTGCAAcagagatgatcaagggagtggagcatctcccttatgaggaaaggctgagggagctgggtctctttagcctggagaagaggaggctgaggagtgacctcattaatgtttacagatatataaagggtgagtgtcaggaggttggagccaggctcttctcggtgacaaccaatggtaggacaaggggcaatgagttcaaactggaacacaagaggttccacttaaatttgagaagaaacttcttctcagtgagggtgacagagcactggaacaggctgcccagggaggttgtggagtctcctactctggagacattcaaaacccgcccggacactttcctgtgtaacctcatctaggggttcctgctccggcagggggattggactacatgatattttgaggtcccttccaatccctaacattctgtgattctgtgattctctgcagAGCCGTCTCTCACTGCACAATCTAAGCTAGGGCAACCACTTTCGGGAGTTTATTAAGTCTTAGAAAAAGCATTCCCCTTTGTGACTTAAATATATTGCTTCTCAGTGTAATTGAGTCTCCCTCTTTGCTCCTTTTTATTACAAGAGGATAGATAAGTGTCAGATTTACTCTCCTAAACACACTCATTGCTTTGTATACCTTCTCATGTTGCTCTCAATTTGTCTCTTTTCTTGCTGACAATGGGAACTGAGCTTTCACttctttttcttgcagaaatTTTTCTGTGCTTCTAATTGTTATTGTTACCTGTGTTTGTGGTCCTCAGTTTCTGCTATGGGTTTTGCAGGGGGATGTTCGGAAATAGTTTCAGGCCAGTGATGACCTTTACATTTCAATATTATTACTCTGATGTTTGTATTGCTCTGAGGAGCAAAGGTTTCCACTGAGCAGTGAACATGAGATCTCCTGTGTGCTTTACAAAGGAGCCACTGTCACTACGGAAGTACAGCTGAGGAGCCTAAGCTAGTTCCTTACCTGCAAATTACCACCTATTTATGAGTTTTATTTAACCACTTTTAAGGCCCAAGTATATGTTATCATTGAAACCttctggaggtggaggaagacaCTGCTGATGGTGAGAGCACAGCATGGGTTGCCTATGGTACAGTATTgctgtggtttaactccagccagcAGCTCAGTCCCATGCAGCCGCTCATTCACTatcccctggtgggatgggggaagagaactgaaagggtaTAAGTGAGAAAAGTTGTGGTTTGAGATACAGAcggtttaacaggtaaagcacaAGCCACTCATGCAAGTCAAAACagggaattcattcaccacttcccatgggcaggcaggtgttcagccatctccaggaaagctgggctcaaTCACacgtaacagttacttgggaagacaaacaccatcattcCAAATGTCCCCCtgttcctccttcttccttcagctatatatactgagcatgacatcttaTGGTGTGGATTATCCCTTTGGTGAGTtgtggtcagctgtcccagccatgtcccctccCATAAACGTCTCCACCTACTGAAACACATCACCCCACTCGATGCAATGCAAGCACAGTTGGCTGCATCACAGGTGCAttattccagaaaaaaagggcAGATGGTCAGGGCATCTCTCTCATAAGTGACTCATTTGTGCTTTATGATACCCAGTGAGGTGAGGccaaaaaaaatacaactgatcAAACGGTGTCTGTGTGTAACAGCAGTACTTGTTCCCCTTCTTTCAAAGTGCTTTGGAGTCATCAGGTATCACACTCAACACCTAAATTATTCTAACTAAGAATTAAATTGTTAACATGTCCATGATGTTTTTAATATCTTACCATACTCTTTGGAAAGCGTGTTCTGAAATGCTGGTGAAATATTTTCTAGTCAAAATGGCAAGTTTACAATTCCTGGCCATATTAAAGATGTTATTAATATAAAATGTACTATTGGATTTGAAAATTGTCAATATTCAGATGATCGATTTCCTTTGGATACGGTTGGAACCAGGCAATGCTACATTACAACCCAATGAAATCTAGTAcctgtttcaattaaaaaaaggacagcaagaagaattaATGATTGCAAATTTATTACATGGAACAGCAAATTCCAGACAACTGAGTCACATAATAGACAGCCAGTGCAATGGGGAGTCTCTTTTCTATACGTAAACCAAGTCATCAAGCTGGTAAATCGACCCAGGAACTTCATATTCCACGATGTTCTGAAACAAATTAACACAGTGTCATATTTTATGTTGAAATGTTGAAATAATATGACCTAGTATTCAGTTCTATACGTCTTGTCCTTCTCAAAAGTTAGGAAGGCAATAGCTTCAAATTCTAGCACCAGAAGATTAAGAGGAATTAAAGTTTGAAAGTTCGGATAACGGCTCAGGTCTGTTATTTGTACTCAAACACAAATCCTCCTTCACACAGCACTCCTCTCTCCACCATGTCCTAACTCCACTGTCTTCCTTTTAGAGGAATGGAGGCATGGAGTGCATCTTCCAGCCACAGTGGCTCAGGGAGCTGAGCTGGGGATAAAATTTACTGCTGTATGTAAAGCCAGGGCATGATTATAGAGTAGTGGCTTCTACACCAGCACTTTCATGAGAACTGGTTGATAGCCCAGCAATGCTGCTAACACTGGAGTACTCTGCACAGGGTACTTTGATGCAAGTTCATTGTAATTGGTTTTGAACTGTTTTGCCCAAAAGCTATAGGGACTTTCTACCCATTTGGCTTATCTCAGTGGTTATCAGCTCATGCTTCCAGTTACTCTGAACAAATCTGGGCAGCACTACCTGTTTCTACATGAAAAACAtctcacacacacgcacacctaACAACATAAGAACAGCTGCACTGGCTAAAACCAAAGATCCATCTAGTTCCCTATCTTCCTTTCATCCATGACAAGCAATGTATTCCCAGAGCAGTGATGCTGCCCTGCAACACTCTCCCAAGTCTTTAGTtcctttcttcctgaaattgtttGATCCTGAATATACAGCAAAGTACAACAAAGGTATTCTTTGCATgtgttttctttgcagttttcCTTTCCTATCTTCCCGGCCTGttcaaaaacagaacaaaataagtcAAATAAAAGATAACCCTTCCAGAGAACAGTTGGGAATAATTCTTACATTGCAAACAGAAAATGGGGATCTTTTATTCTGAGGTACAAGACTGGAAAAAAGGAGGGGACACATGTATATTTACTGTCTTGTCCATTTCCCATTGAAGCTCACTATGATCTTTAATAGACACTTTCAAAGATGGATATGTAAAAGTGCTAGGTGATGATATTAGACTTCACTGTCTTGCATCCTTACATCCCCACTCCTGCTCTTCCTATTTCATGTTTATCCCAAGAGAGGTCCCTAGTTCTAATGTAAGAGTGACTCCCACCTGCATGCAGAGATCTGTCTTAGTGGGTTTTTACATGACATTAGGTGACTGAAGGTCTCTCAGAGGAAAGAGGAGTTCATGTGAAGGACCAGGCTAGCTTTTGTGTTCCAGGTGCAACTTACACCCTCTGTTTTCAAACTTTGTCATTTCTGTACCATTTCTATCATTTTGCAGAGGATGAAAGCTCCTCCTTACTGAACCTtaaagagggaagaaaacaatCCTTTCGTCAAAAAAGTACGAAGCAGGTCTCTCAGACTGAAGAAAAGCATTTCTGCCCAGACAGCTCCCAGTGACCATATGAAACATCCACGTAGGTATTTAGGTTTGTATTACGTTTGCAATACTTCTCAGTAACTCTGTTATGAGAATCATCATtattgaaaaaaacagaacaaattcTTGCCACTTTTGGATGCCTACTTACCACCGTTTTCAATAGTTCTTCCATTTCGAGGctgaaaaatataataattatatGGTTGTACAGAAGTATTAGACGCCAAATTTATAAGCACATCTAAATACATCTCCCATCTTGCAGGCAGAGTACATAAGAAGGCTGCAGTAAGATTTCTTTTGAAAGAACAACAAATCAAATACCAGGGGATCCACAGAAGGTGTGGTTTGCCTTTGAATCTGAGAAACATTCGCTCAGCCTCTATCCAAACAGCTGAACAGTCTGGTTTTAATTATTCTCATTGTGGGCCTTGGTCCCAATTCATTGAGGTACTAAATAGATGCCTAAGAAAGAGCAGATAAATACCAGCACTAAAAGTACCTGGCTGGACACACTTGAAGTGAGCTAAAATGTAAATGACAGCTGAATTTGGACTTTGGTTAGTTGCCATTACCTActtataacattttttttaatgtgttgaagATATTCCCAAAAACTAGTTTGGTGTTAATCATAGAGCATGTCTAAACCAGCATATTCCACATTAGACCATGCCATAGTTCAGCAAGCCAGTGGGTGAAAAAATACATAAGTGATGATGTCCATAattttgctttggcttttcaCCCCATTATGCAGTGTGCCATGCCTTAGTGGTCTGACCTTTCAGACCAAGTGGACATTCAGCTCATGCACATGTTTTATCTGATGAGTTTAGCATCAGTGCACCTTGGCAGTCTCAAGGATCCAAGCCATGTGCTACTTTGGTCTTTGGAGAATTTGGCTCAAGATAAAACACTTGCAGGGTCACCTCTTCAAATAAAGAATGTTAATACATTACTACCCCAGATCTCATTATCTTGTGGTCTTTTAGTTGAACCAGAGTTTTTAAGCAAATAACTCCCTAAGCTTTCAAGCAAGAGATATTTGGCCTTTACTCAAAACAAGTGCAGCAAGAATTTGTAAAGGCAAACAGCTGCTTGTCTGTGGATATATAACATTGTTTGTGATTCAGAATCTTTAAAAAGTAAGAGATTCAGATACCCTGAAAAGGAAGAAAGGCCGTCCCAGAGTCCCTTTTCTATCctgtaaaataaaacacaaagcttTAACAAAATGCTTTAAACTCAGTTCCATAGATCTGTTGACAAGTTTCAATATAATTCCACCAGAATATCAATAATTCAAGGCCTTTTTCAGCAGCATGCGAACAAGATGTTGATAGTCCCCAATGCCCATTCATCTGGAATGCTGATTAAAATTAATACGCAAAGGGCATTGTCAAGAACAATCCATTCTGTCTAGCGTAAATATACTAAATTACCATAATTAAAGATTCAAAGGCTTTAGAAAACGTATAAAAGAAAGCTTTACACAAGGTGAATTGCTTTGCGGAAGCAGGGTCATCACAGCTCTCATTACACTCATTGAAAAACGCAGTGACtttaaaaaagcagcaaaagaaacagggagaaggCAATACTTCCCTGTCCATTGCTACTTGTTTGACTTCACATTTACATACCTTCTTTGTAAACTTTGCAGTAGCAATCTGTGATTCCTGCAAGTGGACAGTGTAAGTTAATCAAGATGCAGTCATTTCTTTGGTTTGTTAAGGTAACCCTCCATCACTGATGACGTTGTTCCACTCCATGTGAGAAGGGAGAGAACATTACACATATCACAGACAGACACAAGAACAGCAGCAAACAGATCTTTTTGAAGATTGATTTTAAATCTTGTCTTAACCAATGTTGCCGCATTCATTACCAGCACTCAACACATGTTCCTCACTGTACAGTGAATCACAGCTGTGTTCTGGGAGGTAAAACAGAACTCCACCTGAACTGAATGTAGCAGCTCCACTCCTCAGGCTTGAATTAGAATCATAGgttcattttggctggaagagaccctcaagattattcagtccaaccattaacataacactggcactaaaccacgtccctaagaacctaatgtgtttaacacctccagggatggtgactccaccacttccgtgggcagcctgttccaatgcctgacaacccttcctgggaagaaatttttcctaataactgatctaaacctcccctggagaaacttgaagccatttcttctcgtactatcacttgctacttggcagaagagaccaaccccctccatgctacaacctcctctcaggtagcTGCAGAGCGCGATAAGGTCTCtccccagcctccttttctccaggctaaacagccccagttccctcagcctctcctcatcagacttgtgctccagacccctcaccagcttcattgctcttctctgcactcactccagcacctcagtatctttcttgtagtgaggggcccaaaactgaacacaggattcaaggtggggcctcaccaatgCCAAGTACAGTGGTGCAATcactctctagtcctgctggccacactattcctgatacaagccaggatgctgttggccttcttggacacctgggcacactgctggctcatgttcagatggctgtcaatcaacaccccccccatctgccaggtagctttccagccactcttccctgagcctgtagtgctgcctggggttgttgtgacccaagtgcagaacccagcacttggTGTTCTTGAAGTTGTAACTGCAGAATTGTTGAATTGTACGGATAGCTCTTACCTTGTTAAAATGTGGCTGCTCTCCACCTTTCAGACTGCCCTTGGTTTTCACTCAGACATGATCGCTGGTTTTAAGTCTTCCCCTGCACCCTTTAATCTTCAGAAAAATTGCTCATTTTTCTACTCAAAGCCCTGAACCTGCAGTCTGGTACATCTCATTTTGGAGCTCTCCTGCCTACGGCATGGCTGCCTGGCTGCGTGATCCCGGCTGTGACAGCCACAGTCACACTAGTGAAAGGGTTTAGTTACCTGGGGTGGGCTTGAAAAACCAGCACATATAATGAGCAAGGATGTGAAGACAGGGGAGAAGAACACAGGAAGACTATGTGGATGGGAAACTGAGGAGGaggaatttaaacaaacaaataaataaataaatgttatatatatatatatacaagcaAGAAGGAGGGAATCAGGATTCAGGATGAGGATTTCCTCTTGTTAAACTGTTCTTGGTTCAAGCCTCAAGGCAATGATTCATAGAGATACTGGCATCAACTTACAGGGCTCTAAAattctgtggaagaaaaaagtGCTTGTTCAGTCAAGGTGCTTTAAAGGATGCAAAGGAAGATACTGTGAATGCTTGTTTTGTTCCAAGATGATTATTACATACCAATCATGGACAGACTGACTCATGACTTAGCCTGCAGTTTCAAATATCCTAGCTAATTTATAGCAGATGAGAGTTTACTATGTGAAAAACTGAGCTTCTAACCAGTGTGTTGGCTTGACTTAAGGTGGAAATTTCAAACTCTCATGGAGGTGATTGCAGTGTAGCTGGGTTTAGATATTTAGTTATTTTTTATAACTTTGAAAGAGCCATATGCAAGTTTTACCCAAAGATTAGACATTGAAACAAAACAGTCTGTTAGCTCTCCCAAAAGATTTTGTGTTCCCCAGATGGAGTTCAAATCACATTAATGCTACAACTGCCACTGACTTTGCCTTTCATAGTGCTGAGGCATCACTCCTCTTGAAACACCATCTACATTCTCTATGTAATCCACAACTctgactgaattatttttttttaatccacacaAATATGGGATCATGCAGCAAGTTGAAGTCTAGCTGAAATCAGTATGATTTTTTAAGTGTTTCCTTGGGTGCACTACATAAACACTCGTGTTTGTAGTGTCTTCTCAAGATTCCTCATGGACTGAGAATGTACAGATTCATGTTATAAGATATTTGACCAGCTGGGTAAAAATCTGTACCTTTTGCATAGCTCTTTTTTCCATATCTCACATTCAGATTTGATCTACCACTTAATGAGAACACACCAAGAAATATTATAGATGTGTAGCTGATATTAGTCACATCTCTTGAAAGGATTCTGTATGAGATTCAGCTCCCAAGCTCAAGGACTTTTTTGAAAGTTAGTAACTAAAATAGTAACCAGGAATAGGGCTCCATTCAAAGTTACCTGATGATTCTGGATATCCCCTCATTAGCTAAGCTGCAGAAGTAGAAGACTCAATACTGAACTCAAAGCATTCATTAGACATTTAAGACTGAAATACTAGAATTTTTTATACAATTATCTTCTGTATTGTAGAATTTTATGGCTGCTTTTAGAAAATATGCTTGGAATTACAATAAGCTGAAGACACTAACAAGAATAGATATTGAAATACATGTCAAAATGCTTTCTATTATTGTCTTGAAGGCTCTACTCATTATTTGAAAAAACAGAGGACTCAAAACCTCCACATCTTTAACATACTCAGGGGCTGAGTGAGTTTTATGGGAACGGCTCTTAATAAAATGGTGATAATAAAAAAGTGATATAAGTCAGAACTGGCATTGAGCTAGGTCCTAATATGACTGCACCAATGAAGAAGAGCTCTAATCTACTTAATCATTTGGACCTGactcagaaatacaaaaaaaccccaccaagctCAAGGAGAATATTAAAACCAGTAAATCAAATAATATGCCTTCATGTTTAGCATGAAGTACGCTGTTGATCCAAAGTTGCATATATTTTTAGCATATTTAACCATGCATTATTCAAAAGTGAGGGTCAAGTTAAAACATTGACCCCAGGTGTAAGTGGACATTTTGGTTCTTGAGCTCTGAATTGGTGAAAAACAGCAAATTTATATATAATTTAATGAAGTTAAGAATTACATGCAAGTTactaaggagaagaaaaaaatcgtTTACATACTCTCTTAGATTTCCTAAACCATGATGATATTAGATTATACATTATTGTTTGGAGAGAAATGTCAAGAAGTTGGTTTTGGagaggctgctttttaagtttaaggagggaggggatgtTTTGAAGTAAAAGAAGCAATTACACTTTACCTCATTTGTACGCATGCTGTTGAATATGGAATAACAAAGATCCAAAACAGTGCTGGAGATCTGCAATACCAAACAATACTTCAATACATTTACTGAGACCATGTGTTATACATGGTTCGGCAGAGAACAGGCTTGATCTTGATCCGAGCACAAGGTAAATTGAACACTGTTCCACTAAAACCACTCAGAGCCAGGCAAGACTTACTGAAATTATTATGAGTTGAAAAACCAGGATTTTGTATGAGCAGCATACACACAGTACTACTAATGACTACAATATAGTCTTGTGCTCTAAAGAGACATAAAGCAACTGcttacatttaaaatacattttcctgtACTAAGTGTTCTACAAATAGGTTTGGATTTTGGCATATTTAATCTACATTCAATTTCATCTATAAGCATCTCAGTCCATCACTACTATAATCTTCAACCATATGCTGAAATACACTGTCCCATACTCCCTGCCACAGGACATGCAATCACATAGACAAGAAACATCCACAGCTCCAAAGGAAGTAAAATGTAAGACACCTGAACAACTAGCTCTGggaacaccacaaaacaaaacaaaaacccacaaacaaacaaacaaacaaaaaaacacaaacacaccagcacaaaatgctgaaaatttccAGATAATTGGTGATCCTACAAAGATTTTTGTCTCCCCTTTGAAAATGAAAACGACACTTGGGCTCAGTATCAAATGCGGTGGGGCTGCTCTTCCAAAGTTACTCAAGAGTCTGAAGAGTTTGCAAGCTCTGGGACAGAGACACAATAGCAGAAACAAGCTGTGAAACCTccctctcactcctctctcctctgaacaCCATCCACCCACCACAGCAGAGCAGGGACGAGGCAGCACCGTGCCTGTAGCTCTTGTGCTTCTTGCTTCAGTGCTCGCTACCACTGTGATGGgaagaaaagcacatttttttctttctttaggtcTGAATTACCTCTGCAGAGAGGAGAGCGCACacaccagcaaacttgctctgctctccagagctgctggCTCTCTGGGGGAGGCTCTGCCGCCTGTAGCCACTGATGCTGAGGGTTACATGTGGCAATTAGTACCTCTGAAAGAGAGCCCCGGCATATCAAACATTATCAAAGTCAGTTTACCTGGGGTTGATTAGACAGTTCCATCCACTGACTGAAACACAGCGCCAGTTGCTTTGAAAAGTAAAGATTAGACATTAACAGTGGGGCTTTCATACCCTGAGAGCTGCCTTTTAGCTCAGGGAGTCAGGCTGGTTATTAGCTCGCCCTGCTTTTGCTGACCCGGGTACTCTGTTGTGCATCCAGCTGCACATCACATTTCTGCCCCTACCCGTCCAACCTACCTCCCCGGGCAGCAAAGGGCTTCAGCCTCCCTACTCTCTTTACCACTCACCCCAGGGATTTCAGGACGCATTTCCACTCGGTTGCCAATTTCCTACCGCAATTCCCCGCCACGGGTGAGGCACGCTTCCCAAATCCCTCGGCCAGCCCGGGCTGGACCGGCTCTCCCCAGCACCTCCATCGCATCGGACGGGCTGGCGGGGAAGGCAAAGACGGACAGACGAAGGCAAAAACGGACGTACCTGGCTTTTGGGCAGGTCCACGCCGTCCCTGGAGCGCGAGTAAGGCTGAGGGAACCCTGCGGGGACAAGGCGGGGGGAAGAGGGACACGGCTGTGCGGAGCTGCCGCGGAGCCCAGCCCCGACGGCGCCCCTCGATGAGAGACGACCCTTTGCAAAGTTTGGGGGATTCGCTCGTGTCCCGTTCCCTCCTCGCCCCACACACACAGGGGGCGGGACGTACCTGAGCCCCGCGGGAGGGCGCAGAGGCAGCATGCGGCGAGCAGCCAGTGCAGGGCGGGCGGGGGCATGGCGGGGCGGCGGCGAGCGGACAGACGGACGGGCGGGCGGGCCGGAGCCGCCTTTATGGAACCGCGCCGAGCCCGGGCCGCCCCCGAGCCAATGGgcgccggggcggccccgctgccgctCCCGCTGCCGGATgcggcgccccccgccgcccccccggtcCGGCCCGGCGTGACCGAGAACCCCCGGCTGGCGGGAGAGCCCGCGGGAGGCTCCCGGGGTCCTGCATAGAATgtcctaagttggaagggacccacaaggatcatcgagtccagctcctgtccctgcatacgaCAACCCCAccgttcacaccatgtgtctgagggctttggGCACCTCGTCCTCTCCGTCCTTTGGGAACCTCCATCAAAGTTGGTTTTCCAGAAGAGGTGAcggaaaggaaggagggaaggaagaaggaaagaagaggcTTTGCAAGAAGGGATGGAGCTGCTGGAATTTTCgttttaaacagaaaattcagTTTTGTTGTAGGATTTACTGAGTCTTTGGAAAATATTTCTCCTCGTGGCAGCTTGGGAAATAAACGTTTGCCTTCTAATTAGAAGGAATGTGAAGTTTCATATTGAACAAGTCCCAGCTCATCTTACTACATTTACCTTTCTGTGAAATAAGGAAAACCATCCATCTCTTATTTCATTCCATAGTAGGTATGGTTGTAGACAAGACATAGATCTGGCCATAACAGAAAAGGTGAATATCTAGTCTTCCTAATTTAATAATTGGGTTTGACTTTGGAAAATCCTTCCCAGTTTTCTCTGTGCTAGTTCTAAGGGCAGTGCTTTCTAATCACATCTGAGACAGAGAAAGGCAGAGTCCCTTTAACCTCTTTTTATAGTCTTTGGGCTTGCTGAAGCAAATACATATCCAGTTGTCCAACTTCTCACATATGTAGGAGAGATTTTTCAGAGAGAATGGCTCCATGTGGGATATAAGACATAAAAAGCTGCAGAAGGCATGACTGTCACAGCAGCCCACCTCATCTCATAATGTCCCTCGATGGCTGTGCTGTGCACTAAAAGGATGATGGCAGGACTGTTCCTGATGGGAGCATCTCAGAGCAGCC
Proteins encoded in this region:
- the NMS gene encoding neuromedin-S isoform X4 — protein: MPPPALHWLLAACCLCALPRGSGFPQPYSRSRDGVDLPKSQQLALCFSQWMELSNQPQISSTVLDLCYSIFNSMRTNEESQIATAKFTKKDRKGTLGRPFFLFRPRNGRTIENGEHRGI
- the NMS gene encoding neuromedin-S isoform X1, coding for MPPPALHWLLAACCLCALPRGSGFPQPYSRSRDGVDLPKSQQLALCFSQWMELSNQPQISSTVLDLCYSIFNSMRTNEESQIATAKFTKKDRKGTLGRPFFLFRPRNGRTIENGGSVRRSFHPLQNDRNGTEMTKFENRGCKLHLEHKS
- the NMS gene encoding neuromedin-S isoform X2; its protein translation is MPPPALHWLLAACCLCALPRGSGFPQPYSRSRDGVDLPKSQISSTVLDLCYSIFNSMRTNEESQIATAKFTKKDRKGTLGRPFFLFRPRNGRTIENGGSVRRSFHPLQNDRNGTEMTKFENRGCKLHLEHKS
- the NMS gene encoding neuromedin-S isoform X3; this encodes MPPPALHWLLAACCLCALPRGSGFPQPYSRSRDGVDLPKSQQLALCFSQWMELSNQPQISSTVLDLCYSIFNSMRTNEESQIATAKFTKKDRKGTLGRPFFLFRPRNGRTIENGEGVSCTWNTKASLVLHMNSSFL